A segment of the Fusobacterium ulcerans genome:
TCAATATTTTCATAATTTCATTCATACTGTTTCCTATAGATGAATGGCAAAGCTGAATTAAATCATTACTTCTGTTATAGATTATTTCTATACTTTCATAAATTATGGTGCTATGATCATGAAGATCCTTTAAATATATATTCATGCTTTCATCAAAATAATCAATATTTGAAATTTTTATTAAGATTTCTTTAATCGGTATAACATTTCTTTTAAATTTTGAAATTTCTTTCTTTAAACTTATAATTTCTTCTATGATTTTTTGAGAGGGATTATTTACTATTTTTTCTTCTAAAACTTCTATTCTTTCTTCAAAATTTTCTAAAATTAAAAAGTAATTATCTACAATAATGTCAAAAAGTGCATACATCAAATAATTTTCTTTTTTATTCCTTAGCTTTCCTATTCCATTTTCTATTCTTTCTTGTAAGTTATTAAAAATATTTCCAGTTTTTTCTTGAAAAGTTATTAAATACCCTTCTCCTAAAATAAAAGAAATCTGTTCATATTCAATTTCATCACTTTTTTTATTTAGATATATCATTTTTAAAAAGAATGATATATATTTTTCTCTTTCTTCAAATTTTGGACGTTGATTTATATTTAATATATCTTCCAATATTAAATTATCTATTTCATAAAAAACGCCTATTTTTTTTATTAATTCAACATCATGTACACCTTCAATAACTATCCAATTTACAAAATCTTTTTCATTAAAAAAAGATAATTTATCAAGAGAATTGTCAATTACTTTTTTTACAGTTTCCTTATTATATGAATAAAGAATGATTTTTATCTTTTCATCTTTTAACTCTCCTGTATATATAAGAGTTCCTGGTGCAAGTCCAACTTTTTTATTTTTCATACGAACCCTCCATTAATACAATATACATACAATAATTATATGTATCAAAATTTATAATAAAATAAAACAATAACTTCTAACCTATAACCCTTCTTGAAGTCTTATAAAATAAGGAAATTTAGCCATCTGAATCTTTTTTAGTCATAGACCTTTTATATGGTATAACAGATATTATAACATCTTTTAAATTACAAAAAAAGGCTATAAACAAAACTTATTTGTTTACAGCCTTAAAAAGGCAGAAATTAATCTGCCCTTTTTTTTAATATATTGCTTCCTGTTTAATTATTTTATTATATGCAAGAATTACTTTACTCCATTTTTCAAACTTATTTTTTACAACATCTAATGTAAGTCTTTCTTCAGATAGTGCAATTAAGTGGAATAAAACAAAACCAGATGTGTCAGCCCAGTGGATGTGATAATCTTTTAAATCAAAGTTGAAAAATGTTTCTGTTAATCTATCTTTTATTTCCTTTGCTGAATAGTCAGGAGAGTGATAATCTACATTAATGAGTTCTTCTCCCCATATATTAGAGGATAATTTCCATCTGTACATAGATTTTTGCTCTATCTTGATAGTATAATAATCTTTTTCCTGCCAATCTGTAAATCTCACTTCAAATTCTTTTGTCATAGCCATAACACCACCTCCTGTTATTACTTTATATACTTCATAAAGTATGTTCTGTCAATTGCAAATTTAGAAATAATTGGTATAATAAGGAGAGGAATATTTTCCTAAAAACTTCTTAAAAATATAATAACAAATCATTTGTGGAAGCTGTTTTCAAGTAAAAAATATAAAATAATTTTTTTCTAAGGAAAATTCAAAGATTATATCTTAGAGATAGATGTCATCATAACGTGAAAAAAAAGGGTTTATATTTTTGAGAAAAAGAGGTATTATATATAAGGGGAAATTGTCTGTAAATAGTTTAGTGATGAAAGGAAAATTGATGGATATAAATGAGAAAATATCTCTAAATGCAAGAGAAATAATGAAACTGGAAATAGAAGAGGCTGGAGGAAATGAGGTATTTTTTAGAGGTATTCCAAATGAGAATGGAATAGTCACAGAAGTAGAGGTACTTGCAAGAGGGAACAAGTATTCTGTTCCAGCTATAATCAAAGCCATGAAAAAAGGAGAGGTTTTAATTCATAACCACCCCTCTGGTTTTTTATACCCATCTGATGCAGATGTGGAAATTGCTTCTATGTATTCCAACAGAATGGCAGGAGCATCATATATTGTAAATAATGGACTTACAGATGTCTATGTAATTGTGGAACTTTTTTCTGACAGTAATGTAGAGATAGATATAACACCATATTTTGAAAAAACAGGATTATTATCTCAAACTTTCAAAGGATTTGAGTACAGAGATGAACAGCTGCATATGGCTAAACATATTGAAGCTGGATTAAATAATGAAAAAAAAGTAATAGTGGAAGCTGGAACAGGAACAGGGAAAACTCTGGCGTATCTTATTCCTAGTGTAGAGTGGGCTATAAAAAATAAAAAAAGAGTAGTAATATCTACTAATACAATAAATCTTCAAGAGCAGCTTTTAAATAAAGATATACCTATAGCTAAAAAAGTAGTACAGGGCGATTTTAGATATATCCTTGTAAAAGGAAGAGGGAACTATCTTTGCAATAGAAAATATTTTAATCTGGCTTTGGGAGAAAATGTGAATTTTGAAGAGTTTTCAAATTCACAAAAAACTCAATTTAAAGAAATAATATCATGGGGTAAAAAGACTGAAAAAGGAGATAAGTCAGAACTTCCTTTTGAGGTGGATAACAGTGTATGGGAATTATTTCAAAGTGAAACAGATATTTGTGCAGGAGCAAAGTGCCCTTATAAAGGGGAATGTTTTTTCTTGAAATCTCGTGAAGAGAAGAAAAATGCAGATATTCTTATAACAAACCATCATATGTATTTTTCTGATTTAGCCATCAGAAAAGAGATAGGATTTAATACAGAATATTCAATACTTCCAGAATATGGACTGGTAGTGTTTGATGAAGCTCATAATATAGAGAAAGTAGCAAGGGATTATTTTTCTTATGAAGCATCAAAATACAGTTTTACAAAAATAATGAATCAGATATTTGCAACAGAAGGAAAGAAAAAAAATACAGGAAGTCTGGATGTATTATTGAATTATATAAAGAATACCTCTATGGACAGCAGAAGTATTTTAGAAAAAGAAATTAAAGATATTAAAATAAAACATAAGTCTTTGTTTTTAGAGGGAAGAGAGTATTTCAATCATATAATAGAAGTGTTTTCAAAGGGGCAAATGGGAACATTTACCTTTAGAGCCAAAAAAGAAGAGATGGAAAATTCTCCTTTTCTCAGCAGTCTCATAGATTTTAGAGAAAAATTTACTTCTGAATACAACTCATATATGAGAAAAGTAAGAAGTTTAATAAAGGAATTAAGAGATGAAGAAGATGAACAGGGAACTATAAATGATTTTGTAAAGTACACAGACAGACTGGAAAACTTTTTTAATAATTTTAGATTTATAAATGATTTTGATGATGAAGAATTTATCTATTGGATAGAAGTAAACAGTAGAAAGAGCAATTCCAAGCTTGTGGCTACACCTCTTAAAATAGATAGTGAACTTCAGAAAAATCTATATATTAATTTAAAGCAGATAATATTTACATCTGCTACTATTGCTATAGGAAGCGATTTTTCATATTTTAAAGAATCAATAGGATTAGAAGAAGATACTTTAGATAAAGTAATACATTCTCCATTTGATTATGATAAACAAATGAAAGTGTATATTCCTGATGATATTCCTAATCCATCTGACAGAGATTTTGTAGATGAAATTTCAGAGTTTTTAAAAGCTCTATTGATAAAGTCTAGAGGAAAAACTTTTGTTTTATTTACTTCGTATTCAGCATTGAATTATGTTTATTATTTATTGAGAGATGATCTGGAAGCTAATGGAATAGAATTATTTATACATGGAATGGCACCAAGAACTCATTTAGTAAATATGTATGTGAATGGGCGAAATCCTGTTCTTTTTGGAACAGACTCTTTTTGGGAAGGAGTGGACATCAAAGGAAAACAATTAAGTTCAGTAATAATAGTAAAACTTCCTTTTAAAGTTCCCAGCGACCCTGTAACTGAAGCAATAATAGAGAATATAACAGCTCAGGGAAAAAATTCTTTTATAGAATATCAGATACCAGAAGCTGTAATAAAGTTCAAGCAGGGAATAGGAAGATTAATAAGAAGTAAGACAGATCATGGAACTGTGACTATATTAGATAACAGAGTTATTAACAAAAGATATGGAAGATATTTTATGGAGTCTATTCCAACTAAAAATATTAAAATTGTTGGTAAATCAGCTGTATTAAAAGATATGGAAGCTGACATCAAAGGTGGGTACAATGAAGAAATTTAATTTATTTGGCTTAAAATTTATGTTTGAAATAAAGAGAAGCGACAGGAATGATGCTGAGATATATTCAAGTTCATACAGCTTGAGAGAAAAAATCTTGTATCTAATTCTTGTAATGTTTGTAATTGCTTTTAGTTCAAAGATATCTCTATTGTCACGTAATAATAACTATAAAGTGGGAGATGTAGTAATTTCAGATATATATGCTCCTAAGACTATAGTTTTTAGAGACCAGAGTGCTAAAGAGAAAATAGTAGAAGAAATGATTGTGAAATCAGGAAAGGAGTATATTTATTCTGCTGATGCAGGAAGAATATATCTTGAAACTTTTGATGATTTCTTTAATGATGTATATTCTATGAAAGAAAAAGAGCACAATGAAGTAGATTTTAAAAGTCTTGAAAAAAATACAGGAAGAAAAATATCTGAAAATATGATTCAAGAAATACTTCGTTTAGATGTAAAAGATATAAAAAAATTACAAAAGGAAACAAGAAGTTTTCTTGAAGGACTTTATGAGAATGGAATTGTACAGGAAAAATCAATTATTAAGTACAATCCTCCTTATGATGAGAAAATAAAAAAACTTCCAGAACTAAATAAACTGGTAGTTGAGACATTTGCAACTCCAAACTATATTTATGATG
Coding sequences within it:
- a CDS encoding helicase C-terminal domain-containing protein, with amino-acid sequence MSVNSLVMKGKLMDINEKISLNAREIMKLEIEEAGGNEVFFRGIPNENGIVTEVEVLARGNKYSVPAIIKAMKKGEVLIHNHPSGFLYPSDADVEIASMYSNRMAGASYIVNNGLTDVYVIVELFSDSNVEIDITPYFEKTGLLSQTFKGFEYRDEQLHMAKHIEAGLNNEKKVIVEAGTGTGKTLAYLIPSVEWAIKNKKRVVISTNTINLQEQLLNKDIPIAKKVVQGDFRYILVKGRGNYLCNRKYFNLALGENVNFEEFSNSQKTQFKEIISWGKKTEKGDKSELPFEVDNSVWELFQSETDICAGAKCPYKGECFFLKSREEKKNADILITNHHMYFSDLAIRKEIGFNTEYSILPEYGLVVFDEAHNIEKVARDYFSYEASKYSFTKIMNQIFATEGKKKNTGSLDVLLNYIKNTSMDSRSILEKEIKDIKIKHKSLFLEGREYFNHIIEVFSKGQMGTFTFRAKKEEMENSPFLSSLIDFREKFTSEYNSYMRKVRSLIKELRDEEDEQGTINDFVKYTDRLENFFNNFRFINDFDDEEFIYWIEVNSRKSNSKLVATPLKIDSELQKNLYINLKQIIFTSATIAIGSDFSYFKESIGLEEDTLDKVIHSPFDYDKQMKVYIPDDIPNPSDRDFVDEISEFLKALLIKSRGKTFVLFTSYSALNYVYYLLRDDLEANGIELFIHGMAPRTHLVNMYVNGRNPVLFGTDSFWEGVDIKGKQLSSVIIVKLPFKVPSDPVTEAIIENITAQGKNSFIEYQIPEAVIKFKQGIGRLIRSKTDHGTVTILDNRVINKRYGRYFMESIPTKNIKIVGKSAVLKDMEADIKGGYNEEI
- the corA gene encoding magnesium/cobalt transporter CorA yields the protein MKNKKVGLAPGTLIYTGELKDEKIKIILYSYNKETVKKVIDNSLDKLSFFNEKDFVNWIVIEGVHDVELIKKIGVFYEIDNLILEDILNINQRPKFEEREKYISFFLKMIYLNKKSDEIEYEQISFILGEGYLITFQEKTGNIFNNLQERIENGIGKLRNKKENYLMYALFDIIVDNYFLILENFEERIEVLEEKIVNNPSQKIIEEIISLKKEISKFKRNVIPIKEILIKISNIDYFDESMNIYLKDLHDHSTIIYESIEIIYNRSNDLIQLCHSSIGNSMNEIMKILTTISTIFIPLSFLAGLYGMNFKYMPELSWEYGYYFILGLMFIVVAGMILYFKRKNWW